The following nucleotide sequence is from Chromobacterium rhizoryzae.
AAGGACGGCACGGTGACGCCGGCCAACGCCAGCTCCATTTCCGACGGCGCCGCCGCGCTGGTGTTGATGACGGCGGAGGAGGCGGCGCGCCGCGGCCTGCGCCCGCTGGCCCGCATCGTCGGCCACGCCACCCACGCCCAGGAGCCGGGCTGGTTCACCACCGCGCCGGTGGAGGCGATCCGCAAGCTGCTGGCCCAGGCGGGCTGGAGCGCCGGCGACGTGGATCTCTACGAGATCAACGAAGCCTTCGCCGTGGTGACCATGGCGGCGATGCAGGATTTGGGCCTGCCGCACGACAAGGTCAACGTCCACGGCGGCGCCTGCGCGCTGGGCCACCCCATCGGCGCCTCCGGCGCGCGCATCATCATCACCTTGCTGTCGGCGCTGCGTCAGCGCGGCGGCAAGCGAGGCGTGGCCAGCCTGTGCATAGGCGGCGGCGAGGCGACGGCAATGGCGCTGGAGTTGCTGTAAGAGTTTTTCAGGCGGCGAAGCTTGGCTGGGCCTAGCCCTCGGCCCACCAGCCCGGCCGGCCGCCGCGCAGCACGCCGCGCACCGGCTTGCGGCGGGCGATCAGCTCGGCGGAGCAACAGGCGTCCACCAGGGTCAGATCGGCGGCGTCGCCGACTTGCGGCCACACGCGGCGGCCGGCGTCGTCCAGCGGCGTCAGGCCGCGGCTGATGTGGCGCAAGGCGCGGCTCAGCGAGTATTCATCGTTCCAGCCGTGGCGCTCGCCCAGACGGCTGGCGCGCTCGACGATGCTGCCGCTGTTGTAGGGCGTCCAGTGGTCGTTGATGTTGTCGTTGCCCAGGCTCAGCGGAATGCCGTGCGCGGCCAGGACGCGCGGCGGCGGCATCGGCACGTCGATGGGCGCCGCCGACACGATGGCGATGCCGCTGGCGGCCAGCGCCGCGCACACCTGGTTCAGCCGGGCCGGTTCCAGTTCCCCCAGACAGTAAGCGTGGCTGACGCTGACCCGGCCGGCCAGGCCGGCCGATTCGCTCAGCCGCGCCAGCCGTTCCAGCGTGTAGGCGCCCAGCTCGCCGCGCTCGTGCAGATGCAGGTCCACCGGCGCGCCGTGCTTGACCGCCAGCTCCAGCGTGGCATGGAGCGAACGTTCGATATCGCCATCCACGCTGGCCGGGTCCAGCCCGCCCACCACATCGAAACCGGAGGCCAGCGCCTGGTCCATCAGCTTGAGGGTGCCGCCGGACAGCAGGCCGTGCTGCGGGAAGGCGACCAGCTCGTAATCCAGCCAATGCTTGCGGCTGTCCAGCGCCAGACGCACTTGCTCCATGGTGGCGAGACCGGCCACCGGGTCCACATTGCAATGCACGCGGGCAAAGGCGACGCCGTCGGCGGCGATCAGGTCCAGCAGCGCTTCGGCGCGGCGCCGGGTGTCGGGCAGGAAATCCAGCAGAAAACCTTGTTCCTCGCGGATGCGCTCCGCCACGCTGACGAAGGGCGTGGCGGCGCGCCAAGGCCCGCCGTAATGGCCTTTGTCCAGGTGGATGTGCATGTCGGCGAAGGCCGGCAGCGCCAGCCAGCCGCGCGCGTCCCGGCGCGGCCGCCCGTCTTCCGGGGCCGCGTCGAAGCGCAGTTCGGCGATGCGGCCGTCGGCGATCAGCAAATGGGCGCGGCGGGTGGTGGTGGCGACGACTTGGCCGGCGGCGTTGCGTTCGAAGCCGTCTTCCAGCAATAAGGGGCCAAGCCAGTAGGCGGGTAGGGCGGTCATGCGCGGTGTCCTTGCGGCGGGAGTGGCGGTGTTGCGCGGCGCGCGCGCGACAATGGATTTTTTATCGCTAAGCACAGAAGGGATTGCACTTTATTACGTTCGAATAATTGCGTTAGCATGGTTCGACAAACCAACTCTAAGAGAATTCTGCGATGAAGCTTACCTTGATCTCGCTGGCTTTTGTCGCCGCCAGCCTGGCCTTGCCGGCGCAGGCGGCCTCCGCGCCGGTTGACGGCCACGCCTTGCCGCCCGGCATAGCCTGGCTGCAGGGCGATGTGGCGGCGGCCTTCGCCAAGGCCAAGTCGGAAAACAAGCCGCTGTTCCTGTACTGGGGCGCGGTATGGTGCCCGCCGTGCAACCAGGTCAAGGCCACCATTTTCAACCGCCAGGACTTCATCGCCCGCACCCGCCAGTTCGTGCCGGTCTACCTGGACGGGGACAGCCCGGACGCGCAAAAACTGGGCAGCGAATTCAAAGTGCGCGGCTACCCGACCATGATTCTGTTCCGGCCGGACGGCGCCGAGATCACTCGCCTGCCGGGCGAGGTGGACCCGGAGCGTTATCTGCGCACGCTGGAGCTGGGGCTGGCGGTGGTGCGGCCGGTGAAAGCGCTGCTGCAGGCGGCCTTGGCCGGGGACAAGCTGGCGGACGGCGATTGGCAATTGCTGGCGGATTATTCCTGGGACACCGATCAGGCGCAGATCGTGCCGGAGAAGCAGGTGGCGGCGACGCTGGCGGGTTTGGCGGACAAGGCGCCGGCGCAGCCGGCGGCCACCGCGCTGCGGCTGAAGCTGAAAGCGCTGGCCGCGGCTGCCGGCGAGGACGCTCCGGCGCCGGACCGCGCAGCGGGGCTAGCCGTCGCGCGCGCCGCCTTGGCGCAGCCGCGCGCCAACGCCGACATCCTGATCAATAGCGCCGCCGACATCGTCAAGGCGCTGAGCGCGGACGGGGCGGAGCGCCAGGCCTTGGCGGCGCAATGGGACGCCGCGCTGGAAAAACTGGCCGCGGACGCGGGCTTGTCCACCGCGGACCGCCTGGGCGCCTTGTCGTCGCGGCTGGCGCTGGCGCGTCTGAACCAGCCCAAGGGCGAGCTGCCGCGATCCTTGCGCGAGGAAGTCAAACAGCGGGTGGCGGCCGCGGACAAGGCCACCGGCAATCCTTACGAACGCCAGGCGGTGATCACCGCCGGCGCCGACCTGCTGACGCAAGCCGGCTGGCTGGACGAATCCGATACGCTGCTGAAAGCGGAACTGAGCCGCTCCCACGCGCCGTACTACCACATGCTGATCCTGGCCTCCAACGCCAAGCAGCGCGGCGACAAGGCCGCGGCGCTGGACTGGTACCGGCAGGCTTACGAAGCGGCCAACGGCCCGGCCACGCGGCTGCAATGGGGCGTCAGCTATCTGAGCGGGGCGATTGAACTGGCGCCGGCAGACGAGAAACGGATAGAGAGCACCGCCAGCGCCATTTTCAAGGAAGCGGGCGGCACGCCCAGCGCCTTCTACGAGCGCAACCGGCGCTCGCTGGAAAAAGCGGTGAACCGGCTCAAGGCCTGGGGCCGGCAGCAACAGCAGGCGGCGGCGCTGGCGCGGCTGGCCGGGCAGCTGGACGAGGTGTGCGCCAAGTTGCCGGCCGGCGATCCGCAAAAGCCGGTGTGCGAGGGCCTGGCGCAGTCCGCTCGCTCTTGAGTCAACCGGCGGCGGGCAGCGCCGACAGCATCACCTTGTCGCGGCCGTGATGCTTGGCCTGGTAGAGCATGGCGTCGGCCTCGCAGAACAGGCTTTCCAGCGAGGCGTGGCTGCTGTTCAGACAGGCCACGCCCAGGCTGGCGGTGAAACGCAGCCGCGCGCCGGCGTCCGGCAGCGGCAGTTCGATGCGGGCGATGGCGGCGCGCAAGCGCTCCGCCACCTGCGCCGCCTGCTCGCGGCCGGTGTCCGGCAGCAGAATGCAAAACTCCTCGCCGCCGTGGCGGCCGATCAGATCGGTCTGCCGCGCCTGCCGGCGCAGACAGTCCGCCAGCGCGGTCAGCGCCTGGTCGCCGGCCAGGTGGCCGTGGCGGTCGTTGATGCTTTTGAAATGGTCCAGATCCAGCACGATCAGCGACAAGGCGCGCCGCTCGCGCTGAGCCAGGCGGAAGGCCGTCACCGCCTCCTCGTCGAAGCTGCGCCGGTTCAGCAAGCGGGTCAGGCTGTCGCTGCGCGATTGCTGCAACAACTGATCCATCGCCCGTTCGTACACCAGGTAGAGCTGGCACACCACCACGCCGTAGCCGGACCACTGCGTCATCAGCAGCAAGAGATTCTGTCTTTGGCTGGCCACTTCCATTTCCGGCTGTCCGGAAGACAGGGCCAGCGCCAACTGCGTCAGCTCCAGCAGCAGGGTCAGCACCGCCAGCGCCGAGGCCAGGGATTTGCCGGCGCGCGGGCTGTCTTGTTCCGCCTGCCACAGCCGCCAGGCAATCAGCCCCCACAGCAGGCAGCCGCCCAGCGAGAAGATGGCGTGGCGGGCCAGCGCCGAATGCGCCAGTCCGTCGTGGGCGAACAGCAGCAGGGGGATGAAGATCAGCGCCAGCCCCAAGGGCAGGCTGTAATGGCTGGAGTGATTGTAAAAACGCTCGATGCTGATCAGCACCTGCAAGGCGGCCAGCTGGATCAACAGCTTGGCGCCGATGGAGATCAAGGCAGGGTCCAGATCCAGCGGGGCCAGGTAGAGCAGGCCGGCCGCCGCGTCCAGCAGGCCGCCGATGGCGAGCGCCAATACGGCGGGCTGGCGCTGGCTGCGTCGCCAGAACAGGAAGGTGACCAGGGAGATGACCAGGCTGTAGCCGGCGGTGCAAGCCAGCGTTGTCCGTGGGTCGAGGAAAAATGACATCGTGTTCTATGGGCAAGGAGCGTCTGGCAGGGTATCGGCCAGGCAAGCGCACGACAATAGCAGTCTATTGATATTCATACAATTTCACTCTGAAATAAAACGCCGCCCCATGCCATGGGATGCGGCGGGTGCGCTACAATTATCTCTTTTGATTGTTGGTCTGCATCATGGACAAGCCGCGGTATCCGATCAGCGAGCGCGAAGTGGAATTCAGCGCGATGCGCGCGCAAGGCGCGGGCGGGCAAAACGTCAACAAAGTGTCGTCGGCGGTGCACCTGCGCTTCGACGTGCGCGCCTCCTCCTTGCCGGAATGGCTGCGCGAGCGGCTGCTGGCCCAGCCGGACCAACGCTTGAACAAGGACGGGGTGCTGGTGATCAAGGCGCAGCAGCACCGCACTCAGGAATTGAACCGCGCCGACGCGCTGCAGCGCCTGCAGGCCTGGGTCGACGCCGCCAGCCACATCCCCAAGGCGCGCCGCGCCACCAAACCCACTTACGGCTCCAAGCAGCGGCGGCTGGCCGGCAAGACGCGGCGCGGCGAGGTCAAGTCCCTGCGCGGTAAAGTGGATCTATAGCCGGCCCAATTGCTTCGGCGGAATCGCGGGAATGTATTAGTGTTAATGCTGTGGGCATTAATATTGAGGCAAAGGGGCCGCGATGAAAGGCTTGACGATTAGGGCGCAGCTGCAGCTGCTGGCTTTCGGCATAGTGGTGTCCTGCCTGCTGATCGGCGCGGTCGGCTACCAAAGCACGGCGCACCTGGCGCGCAGCATCAATGAGTTGTTGGACAGCCAGGGCGCGGTGCGCCGGCAGATGGACGCCGACATGATGCACGACGCGGTGCACGGCGACGTTCTGGCGCTGATGCTGGCGCAGAAGAACGGCGATCGCGCCGCGCTGACGGAAATCCGCAAGGACGTGGACGAGCACCGCAAGCGCTTTCTCGGGGCGATGAAGGAAAACCAGGACAAGATCAACGATCCCGACGCCCGCGCCTTGCTGCAGCAGATCCTGCCGGTGGTGGAGCGCTACACCGCGGCCGCCGCCGCCATCGTCGCGGTCGGCTTCGACCAGCCGGAACAGGCGACGGCCAAGCTGAAGGATTTCCAGCAGGACTTCGCGCTGCTGGAAGACAAGATGGAAAAACTGGCCGACGCCATCGACAACGGTTCGCGGCGGCAGAACGACAGCACGGTGGCGCAGGTGGGCGTGGCCGCCGTGCTCATCATCGTCGCGGCGCTGGCCGCGGCCTTGCTGATGGCCTTGCTGTGCTGGTGGGTGGCGCGTTCGGTGCTGCCGCCGATCGAGCGGTTCAAGGACGCGGCGCAACGCATAGAGCGCAGCGGCGATCTGTCCATTCGCGCGCAGGCGGGGCGGCGCGACGAGCTGGGCGCCGCCATCGGCGAATTCAACACCTTGATGGACACCTTGCAAGGCATTGTCGGCAAGGTGGGCCAGACTTCCGGCGCGCTGGGAGACTCCGTCGACGAGATTTCCCAGCTCACCCAGAGCGTGGAGCAGGCCAGCCGGCTGCAAACCGATTCGGCGCAGTCCATGGCCGGCGCCATCCAGCAATTGGCCGACCACCTGGCCAGCGTGGCCGAGCACGCCGACAGCACTTTGCGGATCGCCGGCGAAGTGGGTCAATGCTCGAGCGAGGGCAGCAAGGCGGTGCAGCAGACCGTGGGCAATATCGGCAACCTGGCCCAGACCATTCATCACAGCGCCAACAGCGTGCAATTGCTGGAGGGCGACATCCGCAAGATAGGCGGCATGGTGGATTCGATCCGCGGCATTGCCGAGCAAACCAATCTCCTGGCCTTGAACGCCGCCATCGAAGCCGCGCGCGCCGGCGAATCCGGCCGCGGTTTCGCCGTGGTGGCCGACGAGGTGCGCGCGCTGGCGGAGCGCACTTCGCAGGCGACGGCGGACATCGTCAACGTCATTTCCCAGCTGCAAGCCACCTCGGAGCAAGTGGTCAGCGGCATGGAAAACGGCGTAGGCCAGGTGGAGCAGGGCGTGGAGCTGGTGAAGCAGTTGGGCGGCATGGTGGACCAGATCGGCCGCCAGGCCGGGGTGGCGGAGGAGCGCATCCGCAATATTTCCCGGCTGCTGGACAATCAAAAAGAGGCCGGCGCGCAAATCCTGGTCAACGTCGACGCGGTGACCCAGCATGCCGGCACCACCAGCCGTTCGGTGGAGCAGGTGCAGGATGAATTGCTGCAGCTGCGCGGCCATTTTGGCGAACTGAGCGAGTCCATCCGCCATATGCGGGTCTGATCCGGTTTGGCCGTCACGGCCGGCGCGGGTAGAATGCACGGTTTTTCGACACGCGAAAGCGATGTGAGGATTCGGCCATGGCCAAGAAACAAAAACAAGACGAGTTGGACGAGGAAACCCGCGCGTTGCTGGAATGGTGCGCCGAGGTGGAAACCCATCTGGTGGCGGCCGGCGCCACGGTGGCGGAGGCGCAGGAGCATATCGAGGAACAGGCGGAGTGGTACACCGACCAGTACTACGACGGCCTGAGCCCGGAAGAGGCGGCGCGGGCGGCGCTGAAATGAGTCGACGCATCGCCGTCATCGATTTCGAAACCAACGGCGCGTCCCCGGGACGCGACTGTCGCGCCACCGAAATCGGCGTGGCGCTGCTGGAGGACGGCCGCATCGTCGGCCGTTACCAAAGCCTGATCAACGCCGGGGTGTGGATTCCGCCGATGATTGAGCGGCTGACCGGCATCAGCAACGCGATGCTGCGCGACGCGCCGCCGCCGGCGGTGGCGATGGCCGAAGCGGCGCGCTTCGTCGGCGACACGCCGCTGGCCGCTCACAACGCCAGCTTCGACCGCAAGTTCTGGGATTACGAGCTGGCCCAGCTGGGCCTGTCGCGCAGCCAGGACTTCGCCTGCACCCTGCTGCTGTCGCGCCGGGTGCTGCCGCAGGCGCCGGACCACAAGCTGGGCACTTTGGCGCGCTGGCTGAGCCTGCCGGACACCGGCCGCGCCCACCGCGCGCTGGCCGACGCGGAAATGGCCGCGCATTTGCTATCGCATTTGCAGGGCGAACTGAGCAGCCGCTATGGCGCGCATCTGTGTGAGCACGGCCAGCTGTGCGGCATGCAGAAAGTCAGCGCGGCCAAGATAGGCCAGTATCTGCAAGCCCAGGCCGGCTGAACAGCGGTCCGCGTCGTGATGAGGCGGCGCAAATCTCAGCCGCCTTCGTCTGGCGCGACGACGCCAAACTCCGGTCTGGCCTCGAACCAGGCCAGCGCCCGTTCGCGCAAGGCGGCGACGGCCGGCGTCTCCGCGCGCTCCCGGAGGCAGGCGAGCACGATGCGTTGCGCCGGCAGCGGATCGGCGATGGGCCGCAGCGCCAGCGGCCGGCCGTCATAGCTGTGGTCGCCGCTGGGCCGGGTGTAGGCGATGGCCACGCCCAGGCCGTGAGCCACCATGCCGCGTTGCAGCTCAAGGCTGCGGACCGACTCCAGCCGGGCCGGCCGCAGGCCGTGCATGCGGAGCAAGTCCAGAAAATGCGGGCCGCTGTGCGCCTGCTCGGTCAGCAAAAGCGGCCATTCGCATAATTCCCTCAAGCCCACCTGTTCGTTTCGCGCCAGCGGATGATCGGCCGCCAGCAGCGCGTGGGGCGCCAGCGTGCGCAGTTCGGTCAGCGCCAGCGCGGGCGGCAGCGCCAGATCGTAGCTGATGGCGACGTCCAGCCCGCCTTGCAGCAATTGCGGGCCGATCAGGTCGAAGCCGCACTCCCGCGGCTCCACGCGCAAGGACGGATGCCGCTCGCGCAGCGCGCGCAGCAAGGGCGGCAGACAGTAGGGCGCCAGATCCTCGAAGCAAGCTAAGGCCAATTCCCCGGCCAAGGCGTCCGCGCCGTCGGCCAGCCCTTCCAACGCCATCGCGGCTTCCACGGTCCGCCGCGCCTGCGCCAGCGCTTGCCGGCCAAACGGCGTCGTCGCCATGCCGGAGCCGCGGGTGCGCACGAACAAGGCCTGTCCCAGGATGCCTTCCAGCTCTCCGACGGCGGCGGATACCGCCGGCTGGGAGACGTTCAGCCGTTCGGCCGCGGCGCTGATGCCGCCGTGACGGGCCACGGCCAGCGCGTAGCGCAATTGACGCAAGGTCAGCTTCATCGCTTTTTCCGAGGAGGATGATCAAAACATATTATTTTATTTTGGCATGGACTTGCGCTGATAGTGAGGGCAGTCGCCCGCAGTGGCGGCGTGTATCCATACAAGAGGAGGAGATGCCCATGTCAGCCTGTCCCGAAATGTCCATTGCCGACATCGCCGCCTTTCAGCGCGACGGCGCCGTCTGCCTGCGCGGCCTGTTCCGCGATTGGGTGGATGTCATCGCCGCCGGCATCGAGCGTAATCTGCATGCGCCCGGCCCCTACGCCGGCAATGTGGTCGCCGCCGGCGAGCCGGGCTCCTTCTTCGAGGATTATTGCAACTGGCGGCGTATTCCCGAATTCGAGGCGGTGGTGACGGAGTCGCCGGCCGCCGCCGTCGCGGCTACCCTGATGC
It contains:
- a CDS encoding GGDEF domain-containing protein; the encoded protein is MSFFLDPRTTLACTAGYSLVISLVTFLFWRRSQRQPAVLALAIGGLLDAAAGLLYLAPLDLDPALISIGAKLLIQLAALQVLISIERFYNHSSHYSLPLGLALIFIPLLLFAHDGLAHSALARHAIFSLGGCLLWGLIAWRLWQAEQDSPRAGKSLASALAVLTLLLELTQLALALSSGQPEMEVASQRQNLLLLMTQWSGYGVVVCQLYLVYERAMDQLLQQSRSDSLTRLLNRRSFDEEAVTAFRLAQRERRALSLIVLDLDHFKSINDRHGHLAGDQALTALADCLRRQARQTDLIGRHGGEEFCILLPDTGREQAAQVAERLRAAIARIELPLPDAGARLRFTASLGVACLNSSHASLESLFCEADAMLYQAKHHGRDKVMLSALPAAG
- a CDS encoding LysR family transcriptional regulator — encoded protein: MKLTLRQLRYALAVARHGGISAAAERLNVSQPAVSAAVGELEGILGQALFVRTRGSGMATTPFGRQALAQARRTVEAAMALEGLADGADALAGELALACFEDLAPYCLPPLLRALRERHPSLRVEPRECGFDLIGPQLLQGGLDVAISYDLALPPALALTELRTLAPHALLAADHPLARNEQVGLRELCEWPLLLTEQAHSGPHFLDLLRMHGLRPARLESVRSLELQRGMVAHGLGVAIAYTRPSGDHSYDGRPLALRPIADPLPAQRIVLACLRERAETPAVAALRERALAWFEARPEFGVVAPDEGG
- the arfB gene encoding alternative ribosome rescue aminoacyl-tRNA hydrolase ArfB — its product is MDKPRYPISEREVEFSAMRAQGAGGQNVNKVSSAVHLRFDVRASSLPEWLRERLLAQPDQRLNKDGVLVIKAQQHRTQELNRADALQRLQAWVDAASHIPKARRATKPTYGSKQRRLAGKTRRGEVKSLRGKVDL
- a CDS encoding 3'-5' exonuclease is translated as MSRRIAVIDFETNGASPGRDCRATEIGVALLEDGRIVGRYQSLINAGVWIPPMIERLTGISNAMLRDAPPPAVAMAEAARFVGDTPLAAHNASFDRKFWDYELAQLGLSRSQDFACTLLLSRRVLPQAPDHKLGTLARWLSLPDTGRAHRALADAEMAAHLLSHLQGELSSRYGAHLCEHGQLCGMQKVSAAKIGQYLQAQAG
- a CDS encoding amidohydrolase, whose protein sequence is MTALPAYWLGPLLLEDGFERNAAGQVVATTTRRAHLLIADGRIAELRFDAAPEDGRPRRDARGWLALPAFADMHIHLDKGHYGGPWRAATPFVSVAERIREEQGFLLDFLPDTRRRAEALLDLIAADGVAFARVHCNVDPVAGLATMEQVRLALDSRKHWLDYELVAFPQHGLLSGGTLKLMDQALASGFDVVGGLDPASVDGDIERSLHATLELAVKHGAPVDLHLHERGELGAYTLERLARLSESAGLAGRVSVSHAYCLGELEPARLNQVCAALAASGIAIVSAAPIDVPMPPPRVLAAHGIPLSLGNDNINDHWTPYNSGSIVERASRLGERHGWNDEYSLSRALRHISRGLTPLDDAGRRVWPQVGDAADLTLVDACCSAELIARRKPVRGVLRGGRPGWWAEG
- a CDS encoding thioredoxin family protein, whose product is MKLTLISLAFVAASLALPAQAASAPVDGHALPPGIAWLQGDVAAAFAKAKSENKPLFLYWGAVWCPPCNQVKATIFNRQDFIARTRQFVPVYLDGDSPDAQKLGSEFKVRGYPTMILFRPDGAEITRLPGEVDPERYLRTLELGLAVVRPVKALLQAALAGDKLADGDWQLLADYSWDTDQAQIVPEKQVAATLAGLADKAPAQPAATALRLKLKALAAAAGEDAPAPDRAAGLAVARAALAQPRANADILINSAADIVKALSADGAERQALAAQWDAALEKLAADAGLSTADRLGALSSRLALARLNQPKGELPRSLREEVKQRVAAADKATGNPYERQAVITAGADLLTQAGWLDESDTLLKAELSRSHAPYYHMLILASNAKQRGDKAAALDWYRQAYEAANGPATRLQWGVSYLSGAIELAPADEKRIESTASAIFKEAGGTPSAFYERNRRSLEKAVNRLKAWGRQQQQAAALARLAGQLDEVCAKLPAGDPQKPVCEGLAQSARS
- a CDS encoding methyl-accepting chemotaxis protein, whose translation is MKGLTIRAQLQLLAFGIVVSCLLIGAVGYQSTAHLARSINELLDSQGAVRRQMDADMMHDAVHGDVLALMLAQKNGDRAALTEIRKDVDEHRKRFLGAMKENQDKINDPDARALLQQILPVVERYTAAAAAIVAVGFDQPEQATAKLKDFQQDFALLEDKMEKLADAIDNGSRRQNDSTVAQVGVAAVLIIVAALAAALLMALLCWWVARSVLPPIERFKDAAQRIERSGDLSIRAQAGRRDELGAAIGEFNTLMDTLQGIVGKVGQTSGALGDSVDEISQLTQSVEQASRLQTDSAQSMAGAIQQLADHLASVAEHADSTLRIAGEVGQCSSEGSKAVQQTVGNIGNLAQTIHHSANSVQLLEGDIRKIGGMVDSIRGIAEQTNLLALNAAIEAARAGESGRGFAVVADEVRALAERTSQATADIVNVISQLQATSEQVVSGMENGVGQVEQGVELVKQLGGMVDQIGRQAGVAEERIRNISRLLDNQKEAGAQILVNVDAVTQHAGTTSRSVEQVQDELLQLRGHFGELSESIRHMRV